One Kineosporia corallincola DNA window includes the following coding sequences:
- a CDS encoding sodium:solute symporter family transporter, giving the protein MITAGVAFSVLVVLVVGIAVARKIDGDSANYLVAGRQLGVPLVAVALTTAAVDSNATVGNTDLSAGYGFWAGASLALGLAVCLLLAGLFLAGPMNRMGLLTLGDFFARRYNRPVEVVASALMIFAFTILLAGNLVAMGFLMETFTGLPYDAGVVLAVCLVLAYTVGGGLYSDAYTAVIQAVITGVATLVLFAWVATTYGISTPAGLGPFDLGQLTDTGQGAAVNWATLVSLGIGDLVAIDFMQRVFAARTPEIARRACFIGAGATAVVGVLWSLIALSTAPELGLNSENGPIVYQLLDGHAPVLLAVLSLSGIVAASFSTASGAVLATSAVAVRNIAGVRREVAPGHRDPLLRWTRVAMLPVVLVAVVLAIRVSQTGILLTLAFDLMLACLAVPLLLGLFWTRSTSTAALVGAGVGLVVRLVLLALVPTLYGVPNDLLYIENTMVDAGLDGWATFIAALAGLVAFVLTALVTRPRAGEETDLRHRARLSSVG; this is encoded by the coding sequence ATGATTACCGCCGGCGTCGCGTTCTCCGTGCTGGTCGTCCTGGTCGTCGGCATCGCCGTCGCCCGCAAGATCGACGGCGACAGCGCCAACTACCTGGTGGCCGGGCGGCAGCTCGGGGTGCCGCTGGTAGCGGTGGCCCTGACCACCGCCGCCGTCGACAGCAACGCCACCGTCGGCAACACCGACCTGAGCGCCGGGTACGGCTTCTGGGCCGGGGCCTCGCTGGCCCTCGGCCTGGCCGTGTGCCTGCTGCTGGCCGGGTTGTTCCTGGCCGGGCCGATGAACCGGATGGGTCTGCTCACCCTCGGCGACTTCTTCGCCCGCCGCTACAACCGGCCGGTCGAGGTGGTCGCCTCGGCCCTGATGATCTTCGCCTTCACCATCCTGCTGGCCGGCAACCTGGTGGCGATGGGCTTCCTGATGGAGACCTTCACCGGCCTGCCCTACGACGCCGGGGTGGTGCTCGCGGTCTGCCTGGTGCTGGCCTACACGGTCGGCGGCGGCCTCTACTCGGACGCCTACACGGCCGTCATCCAGGCCGTCATCACCGGCGTCGCCACCCTCGTGCTGTTCGCCTGGGTGGCCACCACCTACGGCATCTCCACCCCGGCCGGCCTCGGCCCGTTCGACCTGGGCCAGCTCACCGACACCGGCCAGGGAGCCGCGGTGAACTGGGCCACGCTCGTCTCGCTCGGCATCGGCGACCTGGTGGCCATCGACTTCATGCAGCGGGTGTTCGCGGCCCGCACCCCCGAGATCGCGCGGCGGGCCTGCTTCATCGGCGCCGGGGCCACGGCCGTGGTCGGCGTGCTGTGGTCGCTGATCGCCCTGAGCACCGCACCCGAGCTGGGCCTGAACAGCGAGAACGGGCCGATCGTGTACCAGCTGCTCGACGGTCACGCCCCGGTGCTGCTGGCTGTGCTGTCACTCTCCGGCATCGTCGCGGCCTCGTTCTCCACCGCGTCGGGTGCCGTCCTGGCCACGTCGGCGGTGGCCGTGCGCAACATCGCCGGGGTGCGCCGCGAGGTCGCGCCCGGTCACCGCGACCCGCTGCTGCGCTGGACGCGGGTGGCGATGCTCCCGGTGGTCCTGGTCGCCGTGGTGCTGGCGATCCGGGTCAGCCAGACCGGCATCCTGCTCACGCTCGCCTTCGACCTGATGCTGGCCTGCCTGGCGGTTCCGTTGCTGCTCGGGCTCTTCTGGACGCGATCGACGTCCACCGCCGCGCTCGTGGGTGCGGGTGTGGGCCTGGTGGTTCGGCTGGTGCTGCTGGCCCTCGTGCCCACCCTCTACGGTGTGCCCAATGATCTGCTGTACATCGAGAACACCATGGTGGACGCCGGTCTGGACGGCTGGGCCACGTTCATCGCCGCGCTGGCCGGCCTGGTCGCCTTCGTGCTGACGGCCCTGGTGACCCGGCCGCGGGCGGGTGAGGAGACCGACCTGCGGCACCGGGCCCGGCTGTCTTCGGTCGGCTGA
- a CDS encoding DUF397 domain-containing protein gives MSTDDITWIKASKSGDSGDCVEFGVTPGNTSEVLLRDSKNKQGAVLHLPLPQLAALLGGAKQGEFDHLAG, from the coding sequence ATGAGCACTGACGACATCACCTGGATCAAGGCTTCCAAGTCCGGCGACTCCGGCGACTGCGTCGAGTTCGGGGTCACCCCCGGCAACACCTCCGAGGTTCTCCTGCGTGACAGCAAGAACAAGCAGGGCGCCGTCCTCCATCTGCCCCTCCCACAGCTCGCCGCTCTGCTCGGGGGCGCGAAACAGGGCGAGTTCGACCACTTGGCCGGCTGA
- a CDS encoding calcium-binding protein yields MLGSNLCNTYVPGGTTMALRRKRLSTLLGTASLVTVGVVPLMLAAPAQAAVPTARAVVMDWEEDGFEFIFYDDDATQAHQINLKLERAADRAVLVYTLDDVVDIEAGAGCAHPDSGDLTKVACEFPDTLNDGNIRNDSAGNIYLGSGDDTFTFDNSANHPYTGVYLDEGDNTYVSGSPGYHDASITSGAGRDTITAGALAYVDSGDGDDVITLAGAGATVRAGAGQDQINGTPGRDTIDGGAGDDTIVGGAGIDTLSGGAGNDTIQGDDGDDEINGGDGDDVLYGGAGIDTIHGGLGNDVVYGDDGDDFIYGDQGNDELYGGRDDDTMYGNSGDDTIFGNSGDDYISGGPGTDTISGGTGTNTIVD; encoded by the coding sequence ATGTTGGGCAGCAACCTGTGCAACACCTATGTGCCCGGAGGAACCACCATGGCGCTGCGCCGAAAACGACTGTCCACGCTGCTGGGTACCGCATCACTGGTGACCGTGGGCGTCGTCCCCCTGATGTTGGCCGCACCCGCCCAGGCCGCCGTGCCGACCGCTCGCGCGGTCGTGATGGACTGGGAGGAAGACGGATTCGAGTTCATCTTCTACGACGACGACGCCACCCAGGCCCATCAGATCAACCTGAAGCTGGAACGGGCCGCCGACCGCGCCGTGCTCGTGTACACCCTCGACGACGTGGTCGACATCGAGGCCGGAGCGGGCTGCGCCCACCCGGACAGCGGCGACCTGACCAAGGTCGCCTGCGAGTTCCCCGACACGCTGAACGACGGCAACATCCGCAACGACTCAGCCGGCAACATCTACCTGGGCAGCGGCGACGATACGTTCACCTTCGACAACTCCGCCAATCACCCTTACACCGGCGTCTACCTCGACGAGGGCGACAACACCTACGTCTCGGGAAGTCCCGGTTACCATGACGCCTCGATCACGTCGGGCGCCGGCCGCGACACGATCACGGCCGGTGCCCTCGCCTACGTGGACTCGGGTGACGGCGACGACGTCATCACCCTCGCCGGCGCCGGTGCCACGGTGCGGGCAGGCGCCGGCCAGGACCAGATCAACGGAACCCCCGGCCGGGACACGATCGACGGCGGTGCCGGTGACGACACCATCGTGGGCGGCGCGGGCATCGACACCCTGAGCGGCGGTGCCGGCAACGACACCATCCAGGGCGACGACGGCGACGACGAGATCAACGGCGGCGACGGCGACGACGTCCTGTACGGCGGCGCGGGGATCGACACCATCCACGGCGGGCTCGGCAACGACGTCGTCTACGGTGACGACGGCGACGACTTCATCTACGGCGACCAGGGCAACGACGAGCTGTACGGTGGTCGCGACGACGACACCATGTACGGCAACAGCGGTGACGACACGATCTTCGGAAACAGCGGCGACGACTACATTTCCGGCGGTCCGGGCACCGACACGATCTCCGGTGGCACGGGCACCAACACCATCGTCGACTAG
- a CDS encoding DUF5753 domain-containing protein — protein MKHNYALVQSACVFYGFTTETTSRLLEMVDQSDQEEWYEKYRPDIAPWLVQLLDLEAMADRIRIFATLVPGVCQVPGYAEALGAMNLEHIDDPSYARRLAEIRAQRARRVFGRKGVTVSIMLDEGALLRQVGGAEVMAEQLQHLRGLATRPNVEISVLPFSRGAVAATKGAFNILEFDQPEEPDLIYMENYIGAQYSVKGSVLNELRSAMTACCLRPFNSGSTNHEH, from the coding sequence GTGAAACACAACTACGCCCTCGTGCAGAGTGCCTGTGTGTTCTACGGTTTCACCACCGAGACCACGTCGCGCCTGCTGGAGATGGTCGACCAGTCCGACCAGGAAGAATGGTACGAGAAATACCGGCCCGACATCGCGCCGTGGCTGGTGCAACTGCTCGACCTGGAGGCGATGGCCGACCGGATCCGGATCTTCGCGACGCTGGTGCCGGGAGTCTGTCAGGTTCCGGGGTATGCAGAGGCTCTCGGCGCCATGAATCTGGAGCACATCGACGATCCGAGCTACGCCAGGCGGCTGGCCGAGATCCGCGCACAGCGAGCGCGGCGCGTCTTCGGGCGCAAGGGGGTCACGGTGTCGATCATGCTCGACGAGGGCGCTCTGCTCAGACAGGTGGGCGGTGCCGAGGTGATGGCGGAGCAACTGCAACACCTACGAGGCCTGGCGACGCGACCCAACGTCGAGATCTCCGTGCTGCCGTTCTCCCGCGGAGCCGTCGCGGCCACCAAAGGCGCCTTCAATATCCTCGAGTTCGACCAACCGGAAGAACCTGACCTCATCTACATGGAGAACTACATCGGGGCTCAGTACTCGGTGAAGGGCTCGGTCCTGAACGAGCTCAGATCCGCTATGACAGCCTGTTGTCTCAGGCCGTTCAACTCAGGGAGTACGAACCATGAGCACTGA
- a CDS encoding endonuclease/exonuclease/phosphatase family protein yields the protein MLEQQSSGSRTTGTGTTSSRTTADGLAVLTWNTHHADPERSERQAKWLAGSGADVLVLTEVDGGHDRLETALREEGFSLLTSAPAPYHRGEHLVLAARGHHLEPVDLPPPRYQPHRCVAARLIPPSAGTPLTLAGMYVPSRGGTSRRHNDKRAFKQAGSQWLPRLLATAGDELVVVAGDLNLLEPGEVRHYQDYGPWEYDFYWSFAKMGLADAYRVVHPEAIVPRRWFGRLSARGGRFEHLFVSRAHAGLVSACAYDEEPRDDALSEHAALWMCVDQPAPARRPRPNIHRGWMP from the coding sequence GTGCTGGAGCAGCAGAGCAGTGGGAGCCGGACCACGGGCACCGGAACGACGAGCAGCCGCACGACGGCCGACGGCCTGGCGGTGCTGACCTGGAACACCCACCACGCCGACCCGGAACGCAGCGAGCGGCAGGCCAAGTGGCTGGCCGGGAGCGGCGCCGACGTGCTGGTGCTGACCGAGGTGGACGGCGGTCACGACCGGCTCGAAACCGCGCTGCGGGAGGAGGGATTCAGCCTGCTCACCTCGGCCCCGGCGCCCTACCACCGAGGCGAGCACCTGGTGCTGGCGGCACGCGGCCATCACCTCGAACCGGTGGACCTGCCGCCGCCGCGCTACCAGCCGCACCGCTGCGTGGCGGCCCGGCTGATTCCGCCGTCGGCGGGAACTCCCCTGACCCTGGCCGGGATGTACGTGCCGTCCCGGGGCGGCACGTCACGGCGGCACAACGACAAGCGCGCGTTCAAGCAGGCCGGCTCACAGTGGCTGCCCCGGCTGCTGGCGACGGCGGGCGATGAGCTCGTGGTGGTGGCCGGCGACCTGAATCTGCTGGAGCCGGGCGAGGTTCGGCATTATCAGGACTACGGGCCGTGGGAGTACGACTTCTACTGGTCGTTCGCGAAAATGGGCCTGGCCGACGCCTATCGCGTCGTGCATCCGGAGGCGATCGTGCCGCGGCGCTGGTTCGGGCGCCTGTCCGCCCGGGGCGGCCGCTTCGAGCATCTGTTCGTCAGCCGCGCCCACGCCGGGCTGGTGAGCGCGTGTGCCTACGACGAGGAACCCCGGGACGACGCCCTGTCGGAGCACGCCGCGCTGTGGATGTGCGTGGACCAGCCGGCCCCGGCCAGGCGGCCCCGGCCGAACATCCATCGCGGCTGGATGCCGTGA
- a CDS encoding aminoglycoside phosphotransferase family protein has product MISLRTAVVARTLYLLRLHLNGEVTELPAGPGHRARTVLRVPVLTAAGGTAFVVIKFAIAPGEAAERSLEWEHEVTLALYEIARHQVKQGALPYNPIPEPLAERLLRYHLVDRFVPGAGGPVRVVVSARHFVEPSGTPFTARALGRLIAHQHVLGATDQALRLLATRPTNLLCGLDARRFAQALSLPGHPFQARTTTVRALLTALRERAVQAVEAGPEPLLVHRDMHPLNCVPGPAGPVSLDWAEAGWGGRADDFAWLHLAVARHGAPARVLDQALAGYAEVLPGRAPTPEQVRATGRLRELVCLAFSVMHADRSPAHLHEALRELPVLADPDAPTPRWSALYNPEIFEHPLFAPSTQGGRKAS; this is encoded by the coding sequence ATGATCTCGCTCCGGACGGCCGTGGTGGCCCGCACCCTCTACCTGCTGAGGCTGCACCTGAACGGCGAGGTGACCGAGCTCCCGGCCGGGCCCGGCCATCGGGCCCGCACCGTGCTGCGGGTGCCGGTGCTGACGGCGGCGGGCGGGACCGCTTTCGTCGTCATCAAATTCGCGATCGCCCCCGGAGAGGCCGCGGAGCGCAGCCTGGAGTGGGAGCACGAAGTCACGCTCGCCCTCTACGAGATCGCGCGGCACCAGGTGAAACAGGGTGCGCTACCCTACAATCCGATCCCCGAACCGCTGGCCGAGCGCCTGCTGCGCTACCACCTGGTGGACCGGTTCGTGCCCGGCGCGGGCGGTCCCGTGCGGGTGGTGGTGTCGGCGCGGCATTTCGTCGAACCCTCCGGAACCCCTTTCACCGCGCGCGCTCTCGGCCGGCTGATCGCCCATCAGCACGTGCTCGGCGCCACCGACCAGGCGCTGCGCCTGCTGGCCACCCGGCCCACGAACCTGCTGTGCGGGCTCGACGCCCGCCGGTTCGCGCAGGCTCTTTCCCTGCCCGGCCATCCTTTTCAAGCACGGACGACGACCGTCCGCGCCCTGCTCACCGCCCTGCGGGAACGGGCGGTGCAAGCCGTCGAGGCAGGCCCGGAGCCGCTGCTGGTGCACCGCGACATGCACCCGCTGAACTGCGTACCCGGCCCGGCCGGCCCGGTGTCGCTGGACTGGGCCGAGGCCGGCTGGGGAGGACGGGCGGACGACTTCGCCTGGCTGCACCTGGCCGTCGCCCGGCACGGAGCCCCCGCCCGCGTGCTGGACCAGGCCCTGGCCGGCTACGCCGAGGTGCTGCCCGGCCGGGCGCCCACCCCGGAGCAGGTGCGGGCCACCGGCCGGCTGAGAGAGCTGGTGTGCCTGGCCTTTTCGGTGATGCATGCCGACCGCAGCCCCGCCCACCTGCACGAGGCCCTGCGCGAGCTGCCCGTGCTGGCCGACCCGGACGCCCCCACCCCACGCTGGAGCGCGCTGTACAACCCCGAGATCTTCGAGCACCCGCTCTTCGCCCCCTCCACCCAGGGCGGGCGGAAGGCGTCCTGA